Proteins encoded together in one Undibacterium sp. CCC3.4 window:
- the flgB gene encoding flagellar basal body rod protein FlgB: protein MVTKLDDLFRFQQTALSVRGQRQQLLASNIANADTPNYKARDIDFKAVLSGALQANNGQVSAGLNKTAAAHLDASGSAAGMTPQYRNMVQGNVDGNTVDMDVERNQFADNGVHYEAALTMVNMQIRNMLAAIQG from the coding sequence ATTGTGACTAAACTGGATGACTTATTTCGATTTCAACAAACCGCCTTGTCGGTTCGTGGTCAACGCCAGCAATTGCTGGCATCGAATATCGCCAACGCCGATACGCCGAATTACAAAGCGCGTGACATCGACTTCAAAGCCGTCTTGAGCGGTGCCTTGCAAGCTAACAATGGCCAGGTCAGCGCCGGGCTCAATAAAACCGCGGCGGCCCATCTCGATGCCAGTGGCTCGGCGGCCGGTATGACACCGCAATATCGCAATATGGTGCAAGGCAATGTCGACGGTAACACCGTCGATATGGATGTCGAACGCAATCAGTTTGCCGATAACGGCGTGCATTACGAAGCGGCATTGACCATGGTAAATATGCAAATCCGCAATATGCTTGCGGCTATTCAGGGGTAA
- the flhF gene encoding flagellar biosynthesis protein FlhF: MNVKKFTANTSREALRLLREALGADAVILSNRNVDGQVEILAIDDSAIHALTPQTASTVAAAKSPTPNAIPDTPRITPPYAAPVRAAIRMPEPVLAAAPKSSEMSDMMSEIRSMRSMLEAQLAELSWSQTQQRQPHKSEVLKEMLATGLSASLSRFLVAKLPDDQTAAAGIEWVKAILARNLSAIDNENEILEKGGVYALVGPTGVGKTTTTAKLAARCVMRHGPSQLALITTDGYRIGGYEQLRIYGKILGVMVHAVKDESDLRIALSELKNKHTVLIDTVGVSQRDKMVTDQVAMLSGANTEVKRLLCLNATSTGETLSEVVRAYQGSGLAGCILTKLDEAATIGGVLDIAIRQKLTLYYVASGQRVPEDLHVANKQYLVDRAFKLKRETAAFRYLDEELPLLIAGAARAGQSLVREVSLG; this comes from the coding sequence ATGAACGTCAAAAAATTTACAGCCAATACGTCGCGTGAAGCATTGCGTCTGTTGCGCGAGGCCTTAGGTGCCGATGCGGTGATTTTATCGAACCGCAATGTTGACGGTCAGGTCGAAATTCTCGCCATTGATGACAGCGCTATTCATGCTTTGACACCGCAGACTGCCAGCACCGTAGCGGCCGCCAAAAGCCCCACGCCCAACGCCATTCCTGATACGCCGCGCATCACGCCGCCGTATGCTGCGCCAGTGCGTGCCGCGATCCGCATGCCTGAACCAGTGCTGGCGGCCGCGCCCAAGTCTTCCGAAATGAGCGACATGATGAGTGAAATTCGCTCGATGCGCAGCATGCTCGAGGCGCAGTTGGCGGAGCTGTCTTGGAGTCAAACCCAGCAACGCCAACCGCATAAGTCTGAAGTACTGAAGGAAATGCTGGCGACCGGCTTGAGTGCCAGTTTGTCGCGTTTTTTGGTCGCCAAGTTGCCCGATGATCAGACTGCCGCAGCGGGAATAGAGTGGGTTAAAGCGATCTTGGCGCGTAATTTGTCGGCCATCGACAATGAAAATGAAATTTTGGAAAAAGGCGGCGTGTACGCCTTGGTCGGCCCGACTGGTGTAGGCAAAACCACCACCACGGCAAAACTGGCAGCGCGTTGCGTGATGCGCCACGGCCCTTCGCAATTGGCGCTCATCACCACCGACGGCTATCGTATCGGTGGCTATGAGCAGTTGCGTATCTATGGAAAAATCTTGGGCGTGATGGTGCATGCGGTGAAAGATGAAAGCGATTTGCGCATCGCCTTGTCTGAGCTCAAGAATAAACATACGGTACTCATCGATACGGTCGGCGTCAGTCAGCGCGATAAAATGGTGACTGATCAGGTGGCGATGCTCTCGGGTGCCAATACCGAAGTCAAGCGCTTGCTCTGTTTGAATGCGACTTCGACCGGTGAAACGCTCAGTGAAGTGGTACGGGCGTATCAGGGCAGTGGTTTGGCTGGCTGTATTTTGACTAAGCTCGATGAGGCGGCCACCATCGGTGGGGTACTGGATATCGCGATTCGTCAGAAACTGACTTTGTATTATGTGGCCAGCGGTCAGCGCGTTCCGGAAGATTTACATGTCGCCAACAAGCAGTACTTGGTCGACCGCGCCTTTAAACTCAAACGCGAAACGGCGGCCTTCCGCTATCTCGATGAAGAATTGCCTTTGCTCATAGCCGGTGCGGCACGCGCCGGTCAAAGCTTGGTGCGGGAGGTGTCTCTTGGCTAA
- a CDS encoding flagellar hook assembly protein FlgD, with the protein MSTIQTNTVDSSLLTTMNGKTSTATSVQSAQNQFMTLLTTQMKNQDPLNPMDNAQVTSQLAQLSTVTGINQLNASVNSLNSNFQASQNLQSANMIGHGVLAHGNTLNLTSGKAVYGVTMPQNVSNASVAVTDASGAVVRMIALGAVAQGTNSMSWDGKTDSGATAPDGNYTFNVSATNNGVTVAPTNLEFGMVASVSSSAQGVKLNLASNMGAINVSDVVQIY; encoded by the coding sequence ATGTCCACGATACAAACGAATACGGTTGATTCCTCTTTGCTGACCACAATGAATGGCAAGACCTCGACCGCTACGTCGGTGCAGTCGGCACAAAATCAATTCATGACTTTGCTGACCACACAGATGAAAAATCAAGATCCCTTGAATCCTATGGATAATGCCCAGGTGACTAGCCAGCTAGCGCAATTGTCAACGGTGACCGGGATCAATCAATTGAATGCCTCGGTCAATAGCCTCAACAGCAACTTTCAAGCCAGTCAAAACTTACAGTCGGCCAATATGATCGGTCATGGCGTGCTGGCACATGGGAATACACTCAACTTGACCAGCGGTAAAGCCGTGTATGGCGTGACGATGCCACAAAATGTCAGCAATGCCTCGGTGGCCGTGACTGATGCCTCCGGCGCAGTGGTGCGCATGATTGCCCTCGGTGCGGTGGCTCAAGGTACCAACAGCATGAGCTGGGATGGTAAAACTGATAGCGGTGCCACGGCACCCGACGGTAACTATACCTTCAATGTCAGCGCCACCAATAACGGCGTCACTGTCGCGCCAACTAATTTGGAATTCGGTATGGTCGCTAGCGTTTCTTCGAGCGCACAGGGGGTGAAATTGAATCTCGCCAGCAATATGGGCGCGATTAATGTCAGTGATGTGGTGCAAATTTACTAA
- a CDS encoding antiactivator of flagellar biosynthesis FleN protein, with translation MANFDQAEGLRRLLAGPKPRVLSFLSVLEEEDKSAMMVNLGVSLARQGSEILMVDARSSGNSIGAWLNAKNDMSLLDVAKQQRTMHEAVKIAAAGLSVAMLSRHSWQLSSLPEPQARRLASVFDMAVQRYDLVVVDADIDSDDAFPLASLDDSEVILQVSADPAAIKAAYGLIKRISSRLGRRSFSILVSGVSEREANLIFTNMAQAASRYLAVPLRFVGYVPDDEDVRKAAHQGQSVIDAFPKAHASLAFSRLARGFAATARSTLCLHGLPELGVGLGI, from the coding sequence TTGGCTAATTTCGATCAAGCAGAAGGTTTGCGTCGTTTACTCGCCGGTCCGAAACCGCGCGTACTGAGTTTTTTGTCGGTGCTTGAGGAAGAGGATAAGAGCGCTATGATGGTCAATCTCGGCGTTTCTTTGGCACGTCAGGGAAGTGAGATCTTGATGGTTGATGCGCGTTCGTCAGGAAACAGTATCGGTGCATGGTTAAATGCCAAAAATGACATGAGCTTATTGGATGTCGCGAAACAACAGCGTACAATGCACGAGGCAGTTAAAATCGCCGCGGCCGGCTTGTCAGTGGCGATGTTGTCGCGCCATTCCTGGCAGTTGTCGAGTTTGCCGGAGCCACAGGCGCGTCGTTTGGCCAGTGTGTTCGATATGGCAGTGCAGCGCTATGACTTGGTGGTGGTCGATGCCGATATCGATAGCGACGATGCGTTTCCGCTCGCTTCACTCGATGACAGTGAAGTGATCTTGCAAGTGTCGGCCGATCCGGCGGCGATCAAGGCGGCATATGGCTTGATCAAGCGGATCAGCAGTCGTCTCGGTCGTCGCTCTTTCAGTATCTTGGTATCCGGGGTATCGGAACGCGAAGCGAATTTAATTTTTACGAATATGGCGCAGGCGGCCAGTCGTTATTTGGCTGTGCCCTTGCGTTTTGTCGGTTATGTACCGGACGATGAAGATGTCAGGAAGGCGGCGCATCAGGGACAATCGGTGATCGATGCCTTCCCTAAAGCGCATGCCTCATTGGCGTTTTCGCGACTGGCCCGTGGTTTTGCCGCGACGGCACGTTCTACTTTGTGTTTGCACGGCTTACCTGAGTTGGGTGTCGGTCTCGGAATTTAA
- the flhA gene encoding flagellar biosynthesis protein FlhA, whose translation MNSLKLPLWMAGLNGRALAAPMLIILMLAMMVLPLPAFILDVFFSFNIAIAIIVLLTSLYTVKPLDFMVFPTVLLVSTMLRLSLNVASTRVVLTEGHTGPDAAGKVIEAFGHFLIGGNYTVGIVVFVILTIINFTVVTKGAGRIAEVGARFALDAMPGKQMAIDADLNAGLIAEQEARRRRTEVSQEAEFYGAMDGASKYVRGDAVAGIMVTVINIVGGLVVGMVQHDLDFAEALKNYTLLAIGDGLVAQIPSLIISTAAGIVVSRVASDQDISGQLIGQLFAKPQVMFITAGIVGGMGIIPGMPHVAFIMLAAVLGGSGYLVQKKATAAAQEPVKSDAPAPVAQEMEEATWQDILPVDTLGLEVGYRLIPLVDKSQGGELLRRIKGIRKKFAQEVGFLSPPVHIRDNLELKPSAYKIALKGVEVGSGEAMNGQFLAINPGMVSGPLPGPETTDPAFGLPAVWIDSSMREQAQSMGYTVVDAGTVIATHLNHLITTHAAELLGRQEVQQLLDHLAKEMPKMVEDLVPKLLSLSVLQKVLQNLLLEGVHIRDMRTIIETLSEQAVQTQDAAELTAQVRIALGRAIVQQIFPATNELTVMTLDARLERLLMQALNAGGNDGAALEPGLADTLTSQTEIAAKHQEQLGMTPVLLVPAPLRALLSKFLRRTLPQLKVLSHAELPETKTIRVTSLVGGQS comes from the coding sequence ATGAACAGTCTGAAATTACCTCTGTGGATGGCTGGCTTGAACGGCCGTGCGCTGGCTGCGCCGATGCTGATCATCTTAATGCTGGCGATGATGGTGCTGCCGCTGCCAGCTTTCATTCTCGACGTGTTTTTCAGTTTCAATATCGCCATCGCCATCATCGTGCTGCTGACCAGTTTGTACACGGTCAAGCCGCTTGATTTCATGGTGTTTCCGACGGTCTTGTTGGTGAGTACTATGTTGCGTCTCTCGCTCAACGTCGCCTCGACCCGGGTGGTGCTGACCGAAGGGCATACCGGTCCCGATGCGGCCGGTAAAGTGATTGAAGCGTTCGGCCATTTCCTGATCGGTGGAAATTACACGGTTGGTATCGTGGTGTTTGTGATTTTGACGATTATTAATTTTACTGTTGTGACCAAAGGTGCCGGCCGTATCGCTGAAGTTGGTGCCCGTTTTGCACTCGATGCGATGCCGGGTAAGCAAATGGCCATCGATGCCGATCTCAACGCCGGCCTGATCGCCGAACAAGAAGCACGCCGTCGCCGCACCGAAGTTTCGCAAGAAGCCGAGTTCTACGGTGCCATGGATGGTGCGAGTAAATATGTACGTGGTGATGCCGTCGCCGGCATCATGGTGACGGTGATTAATATCGTCGGTGGCTTGGTGGTGGGGATGGTGCAGCATGATCTCGATTTTGCCGAAGCCTTGAAAAACTATACGCTGTTGGCCATCGGTGATGGCTTGGTGGCGCAGATTCCATCTTTGATCATTTCCACCGCCGCCGGTATCGTCGTCTCGCGCGTGGCCAGTGATCAGGATATCAGCGGTCAATTGATCGGCCAGCTGTTTGCCAAGCCACAGGTGATGTTCATTACCGCCGGCATCGTCGGCGGCATGGGAATTATTCCGGGCATGCCGCATGTGGCTTTCATTATGTTGGCGGCGGTGTTGGGTGGTTCCGGCTATTTGGTGCAGAAAAAAGCCACCGCGGCGGCACAGGAACCGGTCAAGAGCGATGCGCCGGCGCCGGTGGCGCAGGAAATGGAAGAGGCTACTTGGCAAGATATTCTGCCGGTCGATACGCTGGGCTTGGAAGTCGGTTATCGCCTCATTCCGCTGGTGGATAAATCGCAGGGCGGCGAGTTGCTGCGTCGGATTAAAGGCATACGCAAGAAGTTCGCCCAAGAAGTCGGTTTCTTGTCGCCACCGGTACATATACGCGACAATCTTGAATTAAAACCTTCGGCTTATAAGATCGCCTTGAAAGGCGTCGAAGTCGGTTCCGGCGAAGCGATGAACGGGCAGTTTTTGGCGATTAACCCGGGGATGGTGTCGGGTCCTTTGCCTGGTCCGGAAACCACCGACCCAGCGTTCGGTTTGCCAGCCGTGTGGATCGACTCCAGCATGCGTGAACAAGCCCAATCGATGGGTTATACCGTGGTCGATGCCGGTACCGTGATTGCCACGCACTTGAATCACTTGATCACGACTCATGCGGCGGAATTACTTGGTCGTCAAGAGGTACAGCAATTACTCGATCATTTGGCCAAAGAAATGCCGAAGATGGTGGAAGATTTGGTGCCGAAATTATTGTCTTTATCGGTATTGCAAAAAGTTTTGCAAAATTTATTGCTCGAGGGCGTACATATCCGCGACATGCGCACGATTATCGAAACCCTGTCTGAACAAGCCGTGCAAACTCAGGATGCCGCTGAATTGACGGCGCAAGTGCGGATTGCACTCGGTCGTGCGATTGTTCAGCAGATTTTCCCGGCGACTAATGAGTTGACCGTGATGACGCTGGACGCTCGTTTGGAACGCTTGCTCATGCAAGCACTCAATGCCGGCGGCAATGATGGTGCAGCGCTTGAGCCAGGCTTGGCCGATACCTTAACCAGTCAGACCGAAATCGCGGCCAAGCATCAAGAGCAACTGGGCATGACGCCGGTGTTGTTGGTGCCGGCACCTTTGCGCGCCTTGTTATCAAAATTTTTACGCCGGACTTTACCGCAATTGAAAGTCTTGTCGCACGCCGAATTACCGGAAACAAAAACCATTAGAGTTACCAGCCTTGTTGGAGGGCAATCATGA
- the flgC gene encoding flagellar basal body rod protein FlgC, whose translation MSLFNVFNVAGSAMSAQAQRLNVVSSNLANADSVTSSNGQPYRAKQVVFSATPVEGTSSTGVKVSQVVEDATPPKLMYDPKHPLADEKGYVAMPNVNVVEEMVNMISASRSYQDNVETMNSAKAMLLKTLTLGQ comes from the coding sequence ATGTCGCTGTTTAATGTTTTTAATGTAGCCGGTTCGGCGATGAGTGCTCAGGCACAGCGTCTGAATGTGGTCTCGAGTAATCTGGCCAATGCCGACAGCGTGACGAGCTCGAACGGGCAGCCATATCGCGCCAAGCAAGTGGTGTTCAGTGCCACGCCAGTCGAAGGTACCAGTTCGACCGGGGTCAAGGTTTCCCAAGTGGTCGAAGATGCCACGCCGCCCAAGTTAATGTACGACCCCAAGCATCCGCTGGCAGATGAAAAAGGCTATGTCGCGATGCCGAATGTGAATGTTGTTGAAGAAATGGTCAATATGATATCGGCCTCGCGCTCCTACCAAGACAATGTCGAGACCATGAATTCGGCCAAAGCCATGTTATTAAAAACGCTCACCCTGGGTCAGTAA
- the motD gene encoding flagellar motor protein MotD yields MARRKFHEEPENHERWLVSYADFITLLFAFFVVMYAISSVNEGKYRVLSNSLTGAFSNKPPTVGTLPTTAVDPLLKLDPLPLIKQRANEGLRKEREKMTSVARDIMAALEPLVREGKVRVTQTSRGVTIEINASLLFPTGEARLSPDSVAALSAIASVLKIDTHAIQVEGHTDNLPIRNSIFPSNWELSAVRASTVARLLTENGVDEMRVSAVGQGAKLPLGSNETVEGRARNRRVSVTVLAVLPDPVVDVPLEAAAAR; encoded by the coding sequence ATGGCGCGCAGAAAATTTCACGAAGAGCCGGAAAACCATGAGCGTTGGCTGGTGTCATATGCCGATTTCATTACCTTGCTGTTTGCTTTTTTTGTTGTCATGTATGCCATTTCTTCTGTCAATGAAGGAAAATACCGGGTCTTGTCGAATTCATTGACTGGTGCGTTCAGCAATAAGCCGCCGACCGTCGGCACCTTGCCGACAACGGCGGTCGATCCGCTGCTCAAACTCGATCCATTGCCTTTGATTAAGCAACGTGCCAATGAGGGTTTGCGCAAGGAACGAGAAAAAATGACCAGTGTGGCGCGCGACATCATGGCCGCGCTCGAACCCTTGGTACGTGAGGGTAAGGTCAGGGTCACGCAAACCAGTCGTGGTGTGACCATAGAAATCAATGCCAGCTTATTATTCCCTACCGGTGAGGCGCGCCTGAGTCCCGATTCGGTTGCGGCCTTAAGCGCTATTGCCAGTGTATTGAAAATCGATACCCACGCGATTCAAGTCGAAGGTCATACCGATAACTTACCGATACGTAATTCCATTTTCCCCTCTAATTGGGAGCTCTCGGCCGTGCGTGCCAGTACTGTGGCGCGCTTGCTGACCGAAAATGGCGTCGATGAAATGCGTGTGAGTGCCGTCGGGCAGGGTGCCAAACTACCTTTAGGCAGTAATGAGACGGTCGAGGGGCGTGCGCGCAATCGGCGCGTCAGTGTCACGGTGTTGGCGGTCTTGCCTGATCCGGTGGTGGATGTGCCGCTTGAGGCTGCTGCGGCCAGGTAG
- a CDS encoding flagellar protein FlgN yields the protein MTSPSTNDAAILQCLQDEYAMMSALSTLLSGEQAALVGGDIEALKRSSANKAELLSSISIWEKKRVALLSAAAYSNDLAGMRAYLAAHAEASTIQLWEDLLLVSTEAKEKNRSNGLLISRRLSQNQAALGVFQQGGSAGSLYGPNGQSTIKAPSGKGMVAS from the coding sequence ATGACCAGTCCTAGTACGAATGACGCTGCAATTTTGCAGTGTTTGCAAGACGAATATGCCATGATGAGCGCGCTCTCCACCTTACTGAGCGGCGAACAAGCTGCCCTCGTGGGCGGCGATATTGAAGCGCTCAAGCGCAGCAGCGCAAACAAGGCGGAATTACTCAGCAGCATTTCAATATGGGAAAAAAAGCGTGTCGCGCTACTCAGCGCCGCCGCTTACAGCAATGATTTGGCAGGTATGCGCGCGTATTTGGCAGCCCATGCCGAGGCCAGCACGATTCAGTTGTGGGAAGACTTACTGTTGGTTTCGACCGAAGCCAAAGAAAAGAACCGCAGCAATGGCTTATTGATCAGCCGCCGCCTGTCGCAAAACCAGGCTGCACTCGGGGTCTTTCAACAAGGCGGCAGCGCCGGCTCCTTATACGGCCCGAATGGCCAATCCACCATCAAAGCACCAAGCGGCAAAGGCATGGTCGCCAGTTAA
- a CDS encoding flagellar motor protein, giving the protein MDWASLAGLILVVVGIGAGQLMEGGRLSSLVQPAAFVIVVLGTLGAVLLQSRLATFRQGVRMFRWVLSEPPDNSRKNVQDALIWSVVARREGFLSLERYMTASSDPFISKGLRLVIDGVDPVRLKDILEVDISLYEMEQRQAAKIWESAGGYSPTIGILGAVLGLIHVMENLSDPSRLGGGIAVAFVATIYGVGLANLLFLPVSNKLKEIIAKEITRREMLCDIFYSIALGDSPRVVEERVAYYRR; this is encoded by the coding sequence GTGGACTGGGCTAGCTTAGCAGGATTGATCCTGGTAGTGGTCGGCATCGGTGCCGGCCAATTGATGGAAGGCGGGCGCTTGTCTTCGCTGGTGCAGCCGGCCGCTTTCGTGATCGTCGTGCTCGGTACCTTGGGGGCGGTGCTGTTGCAAAGCCGCTTGGCGACATTCCGCCAGGGCGTGCGCATGTTCCGCTGGGTGCTCTCTGAGCCGCCCGACAATAGCCGTAAAAACGTCCAAGATGCTTTGATCTGGAGCGTGGTGGCGCGTCGCGAAGGCTTTCTCAGTCTCGAGCGCTACATGACGGCATCGAGCGACCCCTTCATCAGCAAAGGTTTGCGCTTGGTTATCGATGGCGTCGATCCGGTGCGCCTCAAAGATATACTTGAGGTGGATATTTCACTGTATGAAATGGAACAACGCCAAGCCGCCAAGATCTGGGAGTCGGCCGGTGGTTATTCGCCCACCATAGGCATACTCGGGGCGGTGCTGGGTTTGATACATGTGATGGAAAACCTGAGCGATCCTTCGCGCCTGGGTGGCGGTATCGCTGTTGCCTTTGTGGCGACGATTTACGGCGTTGGATTGGCAAATTTATTATTTCTGCCTGTCAGTAATAAACTCAAAGAAATTATCGCCAAAGAAATTACCCGCCGCGAAATGCTGTGTGATATTTTTTACAGCATTGCACTCGGCGATAGCCCGCGTGTGGTCGAAGAGCGTGTCGCTTACTACCGACGCTAG
- the flgM gene encoding flagellar biosynthesis anti-sigma factor FlgM, with the protein MKIDDTLNKTTTLPVSPPPVRTDKAPERVATAPTPSINVQISPLSTQLQAMQSTQASSAVFASKKVEEIKLAISEGRFQVNSEKVADGLLESVKDLLNARKR; encoded by the coding sequence GTGAAAATTGATGACACACTGAATAAGACGACGACACTGCCAGTCAGTCCGCCGCCTGTCCGTACCGATAAAGCGCCGGAACGAGTAGCTACTGCTCCGACGCCATCGATCAACGTACAGATTTCTCCGCTTTCCACCCAGTTGCAAGCAATGCAAAGCACTCAAGCGAGCAGCGCTGTATTTGCAAGCAAGAAAGTGGAGGAGATAAAATTAGCCATTTCAGAAGGTCGTTTTCAGGTCAACTCTGAAAAAGTTGCCGACGGCTTACTGGAATCCGTGAAAGATTTACTCAACGCCAGAAAACGTTAA
- the flgA gene encoding flagellar basal body P-ring formation chaperone FlgA, with protein sequence MFNYPATLRRLALLWLASLASTTMAANNIAEQQDHESLRNLATDYMQQLAKSQAGSATISIGAVDPRLNLAACDALSAFLPAGSKAWGKTTVGIRCAGPVAWTLYLRANVQITADYYVASRTLTRGQVLTADDLSKIRGEVSNFASGVVSNPEQAIGKAIQFSLSSGSVLRPDALKNPPVVQQGQSVRVVSNGAGFQVTTDGQALSNAAEGEMARARTSSGLTLSGIAKAGGIIEISN encoded by the coding sequence ATGTTCAATTACCCGGCAACGCTGCGCCGTTTGGCACTGCTCTGGCTGGCCAGTCTTGCCAGCACCACCATGGCAGCGAATAACATAGCCGAACAGCAAGATCATGAAAGCCTGCGCAATCTGGCTACTGACTACATGCAACAACTGGCCAAGTCGCAAGCCGGTTCAGCCACCATCAGCATCGGTGCGGTCGACCCACGTCTGAACTTGGCTGCATGCGATGCCCTCAGCGCATTTTTGCCAGCGGGCAGCAAAGCCTGGGGCAAGACCACGGTCGGCATACGCTGCGCTGGCCCGGTCGCATGGACGCTCTACTTGCGCGCGAATGTACAGATCACGGCCGACTACTATGTTGCATCCAGAACACTTACGCGCGGCCAAGTATTGACCGCCGATGACCTGAGTAAAATTCGGGGTGAAGTGTCGAACTTTGCCAGCGGCGTGGTCAGCAATCCCGAGCAAGCAATCGGCAAGGCGATCCAGTTCTCGTTAAGCTCAGGCAGCGTGCTGCGCCCCGATGCCTTGAAAAACCCACCGGTAGTGCAACAAGGGCAATCGGTACGGGTAGTCAGCAATGGAGCTGGTTTTCAAGTCACTACCGATGGCCAAGCTCTGAGTAATGCGGCCGAAGGCGAGATGGCGCGGGCCCGTACCAGCTCCGGTCTGACCCTGAGCGGCATCGCCAAAGCAGGTGGAATCATAGAAATCAGCAATTGA
- a CDS encoding RNA polymerase sigma factor FliA, with protein sequence MYTASGKADKNFLLREHAPLVKRLAYQLKARLPPSVEVDDLIQAGMIGLLDAVNRYEDTHGAQFETYAVQRIRGAMLDELRNTDWLPRGVRQNMRKIETAMNVLQQKMGRPPTETEVAKSLKMTLGEYQDLLGDSGGHQLVYYEDFHDADTKEHFLDHYSSDSAGDPLQDLLNDDFRDAVIGAIDSLPEREKLLMGLYYEQELNLKEIGVVMGVSESRVSQLHSQAVARMRAFLREKAWTGLA encoded by the coding sequence ATGTACACCGCTAGCGGAAAAGCAGATAAAAATTTTCTCCTCAGGGAGCATGCGCCACTGGTTAAGCGTCTCGCTTACCAGTTGAAGGCGCGCCTGCCTCCGAGTGTCGAGGTCGATGACCTGATACAAGCTGGCATGATTGGTTTGCTCGATGCGGTCAATCGCTATGAAGATACCCATGGCGCACAGTTTGAAACCTATGCCGTTCAGCGCATTCGTGGTGCCATGCTCGATGAATTACGGAACACCGATTGGTTGCCGCGCGGCGTAAGACAGAATATGCGCAAGATAGAAACGGCAATGAACGTTTTGCAGCAGAAAATGGGTCGTCCGCCGACCGAAACGGAGGTCGCCAAGTCGCTCAAAATGACACTCGGTGAATACCAAGACTTGCTCGGTGACAGCGGTGGCCATCAATTGGTGTATTACGAAGATTTTCATGATGCCGACACCAAAGAGCATTTTCTCGATCACTACAGTTCAGACAGCGCTGGCGATCCCTTGCAGGATTTGCTCAATGATGATTTTCGTGATGCCGTCATCGGTGCCATTGACAGTTTGCCGGAGCGCGAGAAGTTGTTGATGGGCTTGTACTATGAGCAAGAATTGAATCTCAAAGAAATCGGTGTCGTGATGGGTGTCTCCGAATCACGGGTATCGCAATTGCATAGTCAGGCCGTGGCGCGGATGCGTGCGTTTTTAAGGGAGAAGGCGTGGACTGGGCTAGCTTAG